The following nucleotide sequence is from Saccharomycodes ludwigii strain NBRC 1722 chromosome VII, whole genome shotgun sequence.
tttttattacaatggtcaaaaaacatttatgTCCAAGCAGCGGTTGATTCCAATGGTGGTTGTAATCCGATTTCAAAACCTAGTAATGGGTTTAAGGTGAGATGGTTTCCCTATAATATTTACGATACAACAACTTATACAAGTAGAGAATATATGGCATATGGCTATTATCAAAATTCAAAACCTTATCACGAGCAAAATGGTATTACCTCCGTCATAATTCAGTCAGGATTTCCTTGTcaatataatgaaaatgatcCATCTCAGTACTACCTCTGTAACGGTGAACCTGATCAACAAGGAACAAATTGGCATTGTCCATATCAATATGGACATGATGCTACACTTTGTTATAATGATAACCACTTCCTTACACTTTACCAGTAATTTTTGATTACAATACAACATTCACTAATTTTACAATGGAATTACTGGTTACTTTTAGCACCACAACTGGTTCTTACACCTTTACATAGGATATGTTGATGATTCTGCTGGCTTGTTGTCGGCGAAAATGCATTTGGATGTTGTCAGCAAAATGATATTACTGCATCAACaactaattttttggtggatgcaattaaaaattggCATGTGGGAATACAAAATTATGCTGTGGctaaaataacaatgaaCGCTGGGTCATACTATCCAATAAGAATTGTATTTCAACGCAATTACTAAAGcagtttgttttttacaATAAGTTGCCCGATGGAACTCTTCTTGATGATATGAccaattatatatttacctttgatgaagaagagTCATATTGTCCAGCTGCTGAAGATGTTACCACCACATACACACCATGACTGGCACATatacatctactattggtactagttTAACCACAGTATTggatcagatggtattccaacaacctctactatctacacagttgagactccagaagttgaa
It contains:
- a CDS encoding uncharacterized protein (similar to Saccharomyces cerevisiae YHR213W | pseudogenic fragment with similarity to flocculins (paralog of YAR062W)) yields the protein MNAGSYYPIRIVFQRNY